In one Nocardia tengchongensis genomic region, the following are encoded:
- a CDS encoding DUF4254 domain-containing protein yields MYVPQPDSTPLWRASGRDTRFDHRHGPAADRTARFDDDRPLLPDWHELLAAFCGHIGDQPEDHPVTRWSRVLAELHLQRRHTRSGDVGGIDELRAQLVTFIDEWVSSRALPRGAARAESLGAVVDAMAAAHVRAVHLLRTAEKVSDEQVHAAWFLLAQMADGWTDRAAGVVGPRIRRTA; encoded by the coding sequence ATGTACGTACCGCAACCTGATAGCACACCGCTGTGGCGGGCGAGCGGCCGTGACACCAGATTCGACCACCGCCACGGCCCCGCCGCGGACCGGACGGCCCGGTTCGACGACGATCGTCCGCTGCTACCCGACTGGCACGAACTGCTGGCCGCCTTCTGCGGTCACATCGGGGACCAGCCCGAGGACCACCCGGTCACCCGCTGGTCCCGGGTGCTGGCGGAGCTGCATCTGCAACGGCGCCACACCCGCTCCGGCGATGTGGGCGGGATCGACGAGCTACGCGCTCAGCTGGTGACCTTCATCGACGAGTGGGTATCGAGCCGGGCGCTGCCGAGGGGTGCAGCGCGGGCCGAATCCTTGGGAGCCGTGGTCGACGCCATGGCCGCCGCACATGTGCGTGCCGTGCATCTGCTCAGAACGGCAGAGAAGGTGTCGGACGAACAAGTACACGCCGCCTGGTTTCTGCTGGCGCAGATGGCGGACGGCTGGACCGATCGGGCCGCAGGGGTTGTCGGCCCACGGATCCGCCGTACCGCCTGA